CACTCCGGTTCCGCCGACCGTTCCGCCGACTGTTCCGACCCCCCGCCAACCATCAGCAATGATCTGAACCTGATTGGCTGGGTCCCAGGCACTGTGACCAATGGTACATGGACCGCTAATGGCGCGGGCTCGTCGACTATTACGATTTCCATGGCCAACACCACCCAGTTCAACGCCGACACCGCCCGCTCGATTCCGACCCAGAACGGCTACGCCACTGGCCAGATTACCAACCTGACCATCGACGGCAGTGGTGTATTGCTGGCCAACTTCAGCAACAACCAGACCAAGCCGATCGGCCAGCTCGCGCTCGCCAGCTTCACCAACGAGCAAGGTCTGCAGCCAGTAGGCGGCACCAGCTGGAAAGAAACCTTCGCCTCGGGCATCCCGGGTTACGATGCTCCAACCACTGGCACCCTGGGTTCGATCGTCTCCAACTCCCTGGAAGAGTCCAACGTCAACCTGACCAACGAACTGGTCGAGCTGATCAAGGCCCAGAGCAACTACCAGGCGAACGCCAAGACCATCTCCACCCAGAGCACCATCATGCAGACCATCATCCAGATGGCTTGATAGCGGGCTGCTTCAAAAAAACCGACGTCTTGGGCGTCGGTTTTTTTATGGGTGAATTTTGAGCGGATGACCGTTTGTCGGGTATCTGGTGCGGAATTTGCACTTTAGTCCAAATCGCTCGAAGAGCGTCAAGTTTCCATACGACTGTCATCGAATCTGTATTGACTGACGACAGGGATGTCACGAAAACCAAGGGACGGATACCAGTTGAAAGCCCATAACGCTGTCAGTGCGCCTGTTGTCGCGCCTTCATTGAAATCGGTATTGCGTCGGGGCCTGCTGGGTGCTGCGCTGTTTTCCGGTGTGATCAATATTCTGGCGCTGGTTGGCCCGGTGTTCATGCTGGAAGTCTACGACCGGGTCATTCCCAGCCAGAGCGTCCCGACCCTGGTCGCCCTGGGGCTGCTGGCACTTGGGGTTTATGCGCTTTCAGGTCTGCTGGATATCATTCGCTCCCGGGTCATGGTGCGAATTGCTTCCTCGCTGGATCTGGCGCTGTCCGCAAAGGTCTTCAATGTCATTGCCGGTGCGTCGCTGAAAACGCCCATTACCGGCGATGCCTTGAAACCGGCTCAGGAGCTGGATCAGATTCGCGGTTTTATTGGCGGACCGGGCCTGGTGGCTTTTTTCGATTTGCCCTGGATGCCGGTTTACCTCGCGGTCTGCTTTTACATTCATCCGTTGTTCGGCCTTTTGGCCGCCGGCCTGATGATTATCCTTATCAGTCTGACCCTGATCACTGATCGGCAAACCCGCAAACTGATGCGGGCTTCGGCCGATGCGTTGAACAAGCGCAACCATCTGGGTCAGCAAGCTCACCAGAACGCCGAAGCGCTGATGGCCATGGGCATGTTGGCCAACACGTCGAACCTCTGGCAGAACAATCACAGCACCTTCATCACCCTGCAGCGGCGCTCGATCGACATTGGCGGCTTTTACGGTGGCATTTCCAAAACCCTGCGTCAGGTCGTTCAGTCAGCCGCTCTGGCTCTGGGCGCATGGCTGGTGATCAAAGGCGACTTGAGCGGCGGCACGATGATCGCGGCCTCGATTATTGTGGCGCGGACCCTGGCACCGGCGGAGCAGGTCATTGCCACGTGGCGCAGCCTATTGGGGGCCCAGATCGCCTGGAAGAGGCTGCTGGAAGTGTTCTCTCTGTTCCCGGATGCCCAGAGCAAGACCGAGCTACCCACCGCCCATCGCAGTTTGCAGGTCGAAAGTGTGTTTGCCGCGCCGCCCGGCGCGCAGCGCCTGACTTTGCAGAATATCAACTTCATGGTCGCCGCAGGCACCGCTGTTGGTGTAGTGGGGCCGAGCGCATCGGGTAAGTCGTCATTGGCGCGTGTGCTGGTCAACGCGTGGGCGCCAGCGCGGGGGCATGTCCGGCTCGATGGGGCGCCGTTGGACCAGCTGACTGAGCTGGCTCGAGGCAAGTTGATCGGTTATCTGCCGCAAAGCGTTGGGCTGTTTACCGGAACCGTCGCCCAGAACATCGCACGATTGGATCCTTCAGCGCAGGACAGTGCGATTGTCAGTGCCGCGCAATTGGCCGGGGTCCATGAGCTTATTCTGCAATTGCCCCAGGGTTATGAAACCCAAGTGGGCGAGGGCGGGGTCAATCTTTCGGCGGGGCAACGACAGCGGGTGGCATTGGCCAGGGCGCTGTTTGGTGATCCCTTCCTGGTGGTATTGGATGAGCCGAATTCAAACCTCGATGCCGAAGGCGAGCAGGCGCTGGCCAAGGCCATTCTGGCGCTCAAGGCCCGTGGTGCAATCGTGGTGGTGATTGCCCATCGCACCAATATCTTGTCGGTGATCGATCAGGTACTGATCCTCGAGAATGGCGTGCAAGCGGCTTACGGCCCCAGGGATGTCGTCCTTAAACGAGCTCCGGCAACGCCCCCCCGGCCCTCCAGCAATGTTGTGGAACTGGGAGTATCCAACTGATGCATACCGATCAAGAAGTCACCCTGACCGATTCCTTGTCCCGTCATTTACGTTGGGGAGCGATCTCATTGGTGGTGCTGCTCGGCGCAGGGCTGATCTGGGCGGTGTGCACCAATCTGTCCGGCGCTGTCATCGCCACGGGCGTGGTCGCCGTGGAAGGCAGTGTCAAGACTGTCCAGCATCCTACCGGCGGTGTGGTCGCCGAACTGCTGGTCAAGGAAGGGCAGGCAGTCGCTGCAGGGGACGTGTTGTTACGCCTCGATGCCACATTGCCCGCCGCCAGCCAGGCCATCGTCAGCAAATCATTGAACCAGGCTTGGGCCCGTCTCGCCCGCTTGGAGGCCGAGCGGGACAGTGCCCGCGAAGTGGTAATCCCCCAAGAGTTGCTGACCCGCATGAGCCTGGAGGAAGCCAAGTCGGTCATGGCCATCGAGCAGCAGTTGTTCCTCGACCGGCGTGCGTCCCGTGAAGGCCAGAAAAAGCAACTGCGCGAACGTGTCCAGCAACTCAACGAAACCATTGCCGGCCACGACATCCAGCAGAAAACCAAGCTGGAAGAAATCGAACTGATCGACAGCGAATACCAGGCCGTCAAGAAACTGTTCGACAAAGGCATGATGACCCTCGACCGGGTCAATGCCCTGGCTCGGGGTATCGCTCGGCTGCGCGGGGAGCGTGGGCAATTGATGGCATCGATTGCCGAGGCGCGGGGCAAGATCGCCGAAACCGAGCTGCAACGACTCCAGGTTGACCAGACTTTCCGCAGCGAAGTGTCCCAGGAACTGAGAGATTTGCTGGCCCGTCAGGGCGAATTGATCGAGCGGGAAATTACGGCCAGCGATCAGCTCAAACGCATCGACATCACCTCGCCTATTACCGGGCGCGTGCAGCAATTGGCCGTGCACACAGTCGGTGGCGTCATTTCACCGGCCGAAGGGCTCATGCAGATCGTACCCGCCGACGATGAACTGCTGGTTGAGGCGAAGATCAGTGCACAGGACATTGATCAGCTAACCGTCGGGCAATCCGCGACCTTGCGCTTGAGTGCGTTCAACCGCAGCACCACGCCGGAACTGACTGGCACCGTGGTGCGACTGT
The sequence above is drawn from the Pseudomonas sp. St316 genome and encodes:
- a CDS encoding type I secretion system permease/ATPase produces the protein MKAHNAVSAPVVAPSLKSVLRRGLLGAALFSGVINILALVGPVFMLEVYDRVIPSQSVPTLVALGLLALGVYALSGLLDIIRSRVMVRIASSLDLALSAKVFNVIAGASLKTPITGDALKPAQELDQIRGFIGGPGLVAFFDLPWMPVYLAVCFYIHPLFGLLAAGLMIILISLTLITDRQTRKLMRASADALNKRNHLGQQAHQNAEALMAMGMLANTSNLWQNNHSTFITLQRRSIDIGGFYGGISKTLRQVVQSAALALGAWLVIKGDLSGGTMIAASIIVARTLAPAEQVIATWRSLLGAQIAWKRLLEVFSLFPDAQSKTELPTAHRSLQVESVFAAPPGAQRLTLQNINFMVAAGTAVGVVGPSASGKSSLARVLVNAWAPARGHVRLDGAPLDQLTELARGKLIGYLPQSVGLFTGTVAQNIARLDPSAQDSAIVSAAQLAGVHELILQLPQGYETQVGEGGVNLSAGQRQRVALARALFGDPFLVVLDEPNSNLDAEGEQALAKAILALKARGAIVVVIAHRTNILSVIDQVLILENGVQAAYGPRDVVLKRAPATPPRPSSNVVELGVSN
- a CDS encoding HlyD family type I secretion periplasmic adaptor subunit, with protein sequence MHTDQEVTLTDSLSRHLRWGAISLVVLLGAGLIWAVCTNLSGAVIATGVVAVEGSVKTVQHPTGGVVAELLVKEGQAVAAGDVLLRLDATLPAASQAIVSKSLNQAWARLARLEAERDSAREVVIPQELLTRMSLEEAKSVMAIEQQLFLDRRASREGQKKQLRERVQQLNETIAGHDIQQKTKLEEIELIDSEYQAVKKLFDKGMMTLDRVNALARGIARLRGERGQLMASIAEARGKIAETELQRLQVDQTFRSEVSQELRDLLARQGELIEREITASDQLKRIDITSPITGRVQQLAVHTVGGVISPAEGLMQIVPADDELLVEAKISAQDIDQLTVGQSATLRLSAFNRSTTPELTGTVVRLSADLIQDERTGVGFYRAGIKIPQSELAKLQGLALVPGMPVESMIQTGSRNVMSYLLKPISDHAQRAFREG